The following DNA comes from Chromatiales bacterium.
TGAGCGATGGAATGGGAAACCGTCATCGGGCTCGAGATTCACGCCCAGCTCGCGACACGCTCGAAGATCTTCTCCGGCGCGTCCACGGAATTCGGCGCCGCCCCCAACACGCAGGCCTGCGCCGTTGACCTCGGTCTGCCCGGCGTGCTGCCGGTGCTCAATGCCGAGGCCGTACGCATGGCCGTGATGTTCGGGCTGGCGATCGATGCCGAAATCGGCGCGCGCTCGGTGTTCGCGCGCAAAAATTATTTCTACCCGGACCTGCCGAAGGGCTACCAGATCAGCCAGTACGAGCTGCCCATCGTCGGTCGCGGCCACGTCACGATCGAATGCGCCGACGGCAGCGCGAAGACCATCGGCGTGACCCGCGCGCATCTGGAAGAGGACGCCGGCAAGTCACTGCACGAAGACTTCCACGGGCTGACCGGCATCGATCTCAACCGCGCCGGCACGCCGCTGCTGGAGATCGTCTCGGAACCGGACCTGCGCTCGGCGCAGGAGGCCGCCGCGTACGCGCGCAAGGTTCACGCGATCGTGACCTCGCTCGGCATCTGCGACGGCAACATGCAGGAAGGCTCACTGCGTTTCGACGCCAACGTTTCGGTGCGCCCGCGCGGCCAGAAAAAACTCGGCACGCGCGCGGAGCTCAAGAACCTGAACTCGTTCCGCTTTCTGGAACGCGCGGTGAATTTCGAAATCGAGCGACAGATCGACATCATCGAGTCCGGCGGCAAGGTCGTGCAGGAAACCCGCCTGTATGACGCCGAACGCAACGAGACCCGCCCGATGCGCAGCAAGGAAGAGGCAAACGACTATCGCTACTTCCCGGACCCCGACCTGCTGCCCGTCGTGATCGAACCGGCGTTCATCGACAAGGTGCGTGCCGGCCTGCCGGAACTTCCGGATGCGCGGGCACTGCGTTTTGAACAGACGCACGGCCTCGGCCACGCGGATGCCGTCACGCTTGCCACCGATCGCGCGACGGCCAAATATTTCGAATCGACCGTAGCGGCAGGTGCGGAGGCAAAGGCCGCCGCAAACTGGATCAACGGCGAACTGGCCGCCGCCCTGAATCGCGACGACTGCGCGATCGAACGCGCGCCGGTGCCGCCGAGCGCACTCGCCGGGCTGCTCGCACGCATCGCCGACGGCACGATTTCCGGCAAGATCGCCAAGCAGGTGTTCGAAGCCATGTGGGCCGGCGAAGGCGACGCGGACACGATCATTCAGGTACGCGGCCTGCAGCAGATCAGCGACAGCGGCGCACTCGAGGCGATCGTCGACGAAGTACTCGCGGCCAGCCAGGCTCAGGTCGAAAACTATCGCGCGGCCGATGCCGCGAAGCGCCCGAAAATGCTCGGCTACTTCGTCGGCCAGATCATG
Coding sequences within:
- the gatB gene encoding Asp-tRNA(Asn)/Glu-tRNA(Gln) amidotransferase subunit GatB, with protein sequence MEWETVIGLEIHAQLATRSKIFSGASTEFGAAPNTQACAVDLGLPGVLPVLNAEAVRMAVMFGLAIDAEIGARSVFARKNYFYPDLPKGYQISQYELPIVGRGHVTIECADGSAKTIGVTRAHLEEDAGKSLHEDFHGLTGIDLNRAGTPLLEIVSEPDLRSAQEAAAYARKVHAIVTSLGICDGNMQEGSLRFDANVSVRPRGQKKLGTRAELKNLNSFRFLERAVNFEIERQIDIIESGGKVVQETRLYDAERNETRPMRSKEEANDYRYFPDPDLLPVVIEPAFIDKVRAGLPELPDARALRFEQTHGLGHADAVTLATDRATAKYFESTVAAGAEAKAAANWINGELAAALNRDDCAIERAPVPPSALAGLLARIADGTISGKIAKQVFEAMWAGEGDADTIIQVRGLQQISDSGALEAIVDEVLAASQAQVENYRAADAAKRPKMLGYFVGQIMKRTQGKANPQQVNELLRSKLD